A single region of the Colletotrichum destructivum chromosome 12, complete sequence genome encodes:
- a CDS encoding Putative zn(2)Cys(6) fungal-type DNA-binding domain-containing protein gives MPLDGHRQRPLLPRTAQQPPQEPNPTDGDDGNSNGRKRRRSHTSKACNFCRYKKKACDGQPECSQCLRRGLKCEYRVVTDTILKAIPAGFQLVDKQQSLSNADAANLLEILKTVPEDEALEGLQLLRTGNDPALICSALRGYDAGLSSAALNRAILPPTQSSLEFELMMRHPVAYPAWPPFQPSKLDLDFVLLPREVLWSHSGPAETADSFSPYTRRLRRDSLNSTGRVGPRNPSTLYDNRLLSVDITQWTDVPITNEFSIAVLQLYLETDYPMMPLIDVDLLLDGLLGKNEFCSRILVSGLFAWACQGYTAFEPEATVVGHYFYVEAMELWKRSKESRVEESICTVAAVQYLLMTSVSLGAGAQYVELLDDLLDMSKRLELFNVSPSHDSRLNLDSSANYRKAKSQISWVLFAYLTSFSIQLHQRLIEHPPLGPLPGDSIDAARDAKTLAIGDKRRIYNAVLLKEHCRLCQIVHDVVKTMYGPKLTASAKAVSLAFAEETCRRLLMWADSLPLELAQGDQCTHHAVVLHIYHHLAIIDLFRPLLQHNGAPRQRLPNFESEESTPDAVYAASVKQLKRIVLFYRHSHPESSYSFFWHSALLYLANAMLAEAKVPGHAPDWLFYLRLCITCYQTLYTGFPLAKGITLSLLSMALEKGAMDIPQTRAIKRDLELRGKHHMIPDQVPVYWVVDLDLAVTDLFAAHAENLVQRFRKLHLRETSETNES, from the exons ATGCCCCTGGACGGTCACCGGCAGCGACCGCTTCTTCCCCGAACTGCCCAACAACCCCCCCAGGAGCCGAATCCcacggacggcgacgacggcaactCAAATGGACGCAAAAGACGCCGGTCCCATACCTCCAAAGCTTGCAACTTTTGCCGgtacaagaagaaggcc TGCGACGGTCAGCCAGAGTGCTCGCAATGCCTGCGTCGCGGGCTCAAGTGCGAGTACAGAGTGGTCACCGACACCATTTTGAAGGCCATCCCTGCCGGCTTCCAGCTCGTTGACAAGCAGCAGTCTCTGAGcaatgccgacgccgccaactTGCTCGAAATCTTGAAAACGGTccccgaagacgaggctCTGGAGGGTCTGCAGCTCCTGAGAACCGGCAACGATCCAGCCCTCATATGCTCTGCTTTGCGGGGGTACGATGCCGGCCTGTCGTCAGCTGCACTTAACAGGGCAATCTTGCCACCCACCCAGTCCTCCTTGGAATTCGAGTTAATGATGAGGCACCCCGTTGCCTATCCTGCTTGGCCGCCGTTTCAGCCATCCAAGCTCGACTTGGACTTTGTGTTGCTTCCGAGGGAGGTACTCTGGAGTCACAGTGGCCCGGCTGA AACTGCAGACTCGTTTTCGCCTTACACCCGTCGTCTACGACGGGATAGCTTAAACTCTACGGGCCGAGTCGGGCCCCGCAACCCATCGACACTGTACGATAATCGGTTACTGAGTGTCGACATAACACAATGGACGGACGTACCCATCACCAATGAATTCTCCATTGCGGTCCTTCAGCTCTATCTCGAGACCGACTATCCGATGATGCCCCTAATTGATGTCGATCTACTTCTGGACGGGCTGCTCGGTAAGAACGAATTCTGCTCTCGGATCCTCGTCAGCGGGCTATTCGCCTGGGCTTGT CAGGGATACACGGCCTTCGAACCCGAGGCCACCGTCGTGGGCCACTACTTCTACGTGGAAGCAATGGAACTGTGGAAGAGGAGCAAGGAGTCCCGAGTCGAAGAAAGCATCTGTACTGTGGCAGCGGTGCAGTACTTGTTGATGACTTCAGTCTCCCTCGGGGCGGGGGCGCAATATGTCGAGTTGCTCGATGACCTCTTGGACATGTCCAAAAGGCTTGAACTGTTCAACGTCAGCCCTTCTCACGACTCACGGCTCAACCTCGACAGTAGCGCAAACTATCGAAAGGCCAAGTCCCAGATTTCTTGGGTTCTGTTCGCCTATCTCAC CTCTTTCTCGATACAGCTACATCAGCGCTTGATCGAGCACCCACCCCTCGGACCCCTGCCAGGCGACAGCATAGATGCTGCGAGAGACGCTAAGACCTTAGCTATAGGAGACAAACGACGGATCTACAATGCAGTCTTGCTCAAGGAGCACTGTCGCCTCTGCCAGATAGTTCACGACGTGGTCAAAACAATGTACGGGCCGAAACTGACCGCGTCCGCCAAAGCTGTCTCTCTAGCCTTCGCCGAAGAGACTTGCAGACGGCTTCTGATGTGGGCAGATAGCTTACCCCTAGAGCTGGCTCAGGGGGATCAGTGTACACATCACGCCGTGGTACTGCA CATCTATCACCACTTGGCTATCATCGACCTGTTCCGGCCCCTTCTTCAGCACAACggcgctcctcggcagcgACTACCTAACTTCGAGTCCGAAGAGTCCACCCCGGATGCTGTTTACGCGGCATCCGTGAAACAGTTGAAGAGAATCGTCCTCTTCTACCGGCATAGCCACCCAGAGTCGTCATACTCCTTCTTCTGGCACTCGGCGCTGCTGTACCTCGCCAACGCAATGCTCGCCGAGGCAAAGGTTCCTGGGCATGCGCCCGACTGGCTGTTCTACCTGCGCCTATGCATTACATGCTACCAGACGCTGTACACCGGCTTCCCACTGGCCAAGGGCATCACGCTGAGCCTGCTGTCCATGGCCCTCGAGAAGGGTGCGATGGACATCCCGCAGACGAGAGCGATCAAGAGGGACCTCGAGCTGCGGGGAAAGCACCACATGATCCCTGACCAGGTTCCTGTCTACTGGGTCGTGGATCTGGACCTGGCCGTGACGGATCTTTTCGCAGCGCATGCGGAGAACCTGGTGCAGAGGTTTCGGAAGCTCCACCTCCGTGAGACGAGCGAAACGAATGAGTCTTGA
- a CDS encoding Putative metal-dependent hydrolase, composite domain superfamily → MVKILIQNVRVFNSEAILKPGNVVFTRSAGNIQNYMADDSDTETSDFVIDGRGCSLIPGLIDVYANIKGANAALGTYASQGVTTVLDMSSTTQQCQAMRVYAAGRTGLSTFLTSGTEASPARGYQPQLYDSPDGYVIRTREDADAFVSSRSSGPDRSDFIKVPVDPDSFDDDILKTLADAAHAHGKLIIARTAGKASYERALLAGFDVFAHAPLDAPIDTALALKMAARNVIFVPTLTMMRRRASAIGSNTNNTTAIFSPGPDKTTANQGPVEHSCTDFVPGGSYDNATQSVRTLHDADVTICAGTTANPVPGSRIPFGESLHEELRLLVEAGMPVLHVLRSATCVAATAFRLSDRGMVRGGLRADLVLVEGNPLEDITATRKIRKIWIRGEEIEPSTAAAEI, encoded by the coding sequence ATGGTCAAAATATTGATACAAAATGTCCGCGTCTTCAATAGCGAGGCCATTCTCAAACCTGGCAATGTTGTCTTTACACGATCCGCCGGCAACATTCAAAACTACATGGCTGACGACTCCGACACCGAGACTTCCGACTTTGTCATTGATGGCCGAGGCTGCTCACTCATACCCGGTCTCATAGACGTCTATGCCAATATCAAAGGCGCCAACGCAGCCCTTGGCACGTATGCGAGCCAGGGCGTCACGACCGTCCTCGACATGAGCAGCACCACCCAGCAATGTCAGGCCATGCGCGtctacgccgccggcagaACGGGACTCTCGACTTTTCTCACTAGCGGTACCGAAGCATCTCCTGCCCGAGGCTACCAGCCGCAGCTGTACGACAGCCCGGACGGCTACGTTATCCGGACGCGcgaggatgccgatgccTTTGTCTCGTCGAGGTCTAGCGGCCCGGACCGCTCGGACTTCATCAAGGTCCCGGTCGACCCTGACTCgtttgacgacgacatcctcaagaccctcgccgacgctgcccACGCCCACGGGAAGCTGATCATCGCCCGCACCGCTGGCAAGGCGTCCTATGAGcgcgccctgctcgccggcttcgacgtctTTGCCCACGCGCCCCTGGATGCGCCCATTGACACCGCTCTGGCGCTCAAAATGGCGGCCAGGAACGTAATATTCGTGCCGACGCTCACCATGATGCGACGGCGCGCGTCGGCCATTGGCTCCAACACAAACAATACTACTGCCATCTTCTCCCCAGGCCCCGACAAGACCACAGCAAATCAGGGCCCTGTCGAGCACTCCTGCACCGACTTCGTTCCCGGCGGCAGCTATGACAACGCGACGCAGAGCGTGCGCACActccacgacgccgacgtcacTATCTGCGCCGGCACGACGGCGAACCCGGTCCCGGGGTCCCGGATCCCTTTTGGCGAGAGCCTGCACGAGGAGCTGCGCCTActggtcgaggccggcatgcCCGTGCTCCATGTACTCCGCTCGGCGACCTGCGTGGCGGCCACGGCCTTCCGGCTCAGCGACCGCGGCATGGTCCGGGGTGGCCTCCGGGCCGACCTGGTGCTCGTCGAGGGAAACCCGCTCGAGGACATTACCGCCACGAGGAAAATCAGGAAGATATGGATCCGCGGAGAGGAAATCGAGCCGTCCACCGCGGCGGCTGAGATATGA
- a CDS encoding Putative transposase, Tc1, ribonuclease H superfamily → MPESRRVPQRNTTVGCQKSARIHYRATYQQLMKDWHGQISIRTFKRVLRGGGSRKWRAMKRPFISEQAARIRLAFAREWHSKVEELMQANISIMVWGMVWAEGRSDLVFLIQDSTSRRQGYSSNSYISCLEEGNLPYSDDTRHFMQDNASIHNAAKTPPCSPDLNPIEHVWKLMKDNLRRLYPEPFNYGRNELDTSKFKEQLTAAWEAFPQESIRSLIQSLPRRLEAVIRAQGWYT, encoded by the exons ATGCCTGAATCTCGACGCGTTCCGCAACGGAATACTACAGTGGGGTGCCAAAAGTCTGCTCGAATCCATTACCGAGCAACGTACCAGCAGCTTATGAAGGACTGGCATGGGCAGATCAGCATACGTACCTTCAAACGCGTCcttcgaggcggcggctcccGCAAATGGAGGGCCATGAAAAGGCCGTTTATTTCAGAGCAAGCAGCACGAATAAGACTTGCTTTTGCCCGTGAGTGGCACTCAAAAGTCGAGGAGTTGATGCAG GCCAACATCTCTATCATGGTATGGGGCATGGTATGGGCAGAGGGCCGGAGTGACCTGGTCTTCCTTATCCAAGACAGCACTTCTAGAAGACAGGGTTACAGCTCAAACAGCTATATATCCTGTCTAGAAGAGGGTAATTTACCTTATTCTGATGATACAAGGCATTTCATGCAGGATAACGCCTCTATTCACAATGCAGCAAAGACA CCTCCTTGCTCACCTGATCTGAACCCAATTGAGCACGTCTGGAAGCTTATGAAGGATAACCTGCGAAGGCTATACCCAGAACCATTCAATTATGGGAGAAATGAGTTAGATACCAGTAAATTCAAGGAGCAATTAACTGCAGCGTGGGAAGCCTTCCCCCAGGAGTCAATTCGGAGCCTTATTCAGTCATTGCCGCGCCGCCTTGAGGCTGTTATTCGGGCACAGGGCTGGTATACATGA
- a CDS encoding Putative zn(2)Cys(6) fungal-type DNA-binding domain-containing protein: MKSQREILPAGPSVASSASSGRESTPQSVTGAATSASRRYPQIKIACTFCRRRKSKCDGHRPVCSMCASTGRAMCEYDGGPDVTRFAALKTKHEELQRRVTLFEEFFHLLSVRSEAESVEIIGRMRTANIETDLEDLVKFIKNADLLVQLASAQSEQTPPASGEPSVDAHLPTMPLDDTSSLLELLKSAVSKLDVSAQTALLDMIRHNVGVFASREGGRSGSTETVKPDGEAHAEMNGVRPQVHMGFLERLLNDGMMRPN; this comes from the exons ATGAAATCTCAGCGAGAGATTCTACCCGCAGGCCCATCAGTAGCCAGCAGCGCTTCATCAGGACGGGAGTCAACCCCGCAATCCGTTACTGGAGCCGCCACAAGTGCGTCTAGACGCTATCCCCAGATAAAGATTGCTTGCACCTTTTGTCGGAGGAGGAAATCAAAGTGCGATGGTCACCGTCCCGTGTGCTCCATGTGCGCCAGCACGGGCCGTGCAATGTGTGAGTACGATGGTGGTCCAGACGTTACCCGTTTTGCCGCCCTCAAAACCAAACATGAGGAACTGCAGCGCCGCGTCACCCTCTTTGAAGAATTCTTCCACCTGCTGTCGGTGcgctccgaggccgagtccGTCGAAATCATCGGCCGCATGCGCACCGCCAACATCGAAACGGATCTCGAAGACCTCGTCAAGTTCATCAAGAACGCCGACTTGTTGGTGCAACTGGCCTCCGCCCAGTCGGAACAGACACCTCCGGCCTCGGGGGAGCCAAGTGTCGACGCGCACCTCCCAACCATGCCACTGGACGACACATCCTCTCTCCTCGAGCTTTT AAAATCGGCCGTTTCCAAACTCGACGTCTCGGCCCAGACTGCTTTACTCGACATGATTAGACATAATGTAGGTGTCTTCGCCTCACGCGAAGGCGGTCGATCAGGCTCCACCGAAACAGTGAAACCGGACGGAGAGGCACACGCAGAGATGAACGGCGTACGACCCCAAGTACATATGGGGTTTCTCGAGCGGCTACTTAATGATGGCATGATGAGACCGAACTGA